One genomic window of Neisseria sp. oral taxon 014 str. F0314 includes the following:
- a CDS encoding low molecular weight protein-tyrosine-phosphatase, whose translation MKNYKILFVCLGNICRSPMAEYVLRHQALQAGVTDRISADSAGTSGWHDGEDMHRGTRKVLAQHGINHSGFTSSKIRKTDGSFYDFIIAMDDNNLNELERLFGRHPEKIFKLTDLIPESGYHAVPDPWYTGDFDETFRLVDAGCKALLHKLGLSGYKD comes from the coding sequence ATGAAAAACTACAAAATACTCTTCGTCTGCCTCGGCAACATCTGCCGCTCTCCAATGGCCGAATACGTACTCCGCCACCAAGCCCTGCAAGCAGGCGTTACCGACCGCATCAGCGCCGACAGCGCGGGTACTTCCGGCTGGCACGACGGCGAAGACATGCATCGGGGTACACGCAAAGTTCTGGCACAGCACGGTATCAACCATTCCGGCTTCACCAGCAGCAAAATCCGTAAGACTGACGGTAGCTTTTACGATTTCATTATCGCAATGGACGACAACAACCTGAACGAACTGGAGCGCCTGTTCGGCAGACATCCCGAAAAAATCTTCAAACTCACCGACCTGATTCCCGAAAGCGGCTACCATGCCGTACCCGACCCTTGGTATACCGGAGACTTCGACGAAACATTCAGGCTGGTCGACGCAGGTTGTAAAGCATTACTGCACAAGCTCGGATTATCCGGCTATAAAGATTGA
- a CDS encoding amino acid ABC transporter permease: protein MLNNFLASLPFMTETRADMIVSAFLPMVKAGFMVSLPLAVASFLIGMVIAIAVALVRIMPSGGIVRKTLLKLVETYISIIRGTPLLVQLVIVFYGLPSVGIFIDPIPAAIIGFSLNVGAYASETIRAAILSVPKGQWEAGFSIGMTYMQTFRRIVAPQAFRVAVPPLSNEFIGLFKNTSLAAVVTVTELFRVAQETANRTYDFLPVYIEAALVYWCFCKVLFLIQARLENRFDRYVAK, encoded by the coding sequence GTGTTAAATAATTTTCTTGCTTCGCTGCCGTTTATGACGGAAACACGCGCCGATATGATTGTCAGCGCGTTTTTGCCTATGGTCAAAGCCGGTTTTATGGTTTCGTTGCCGCTGGCGGTGGCGTCGTTCCTGATTGGGATGGTGATTGCCATCGCCGTGGCTTTGGTACGGATTATGCCTTCGGGCGGCATCGTGCGGAAAACCCTGCTGAAACTGGTGGAAACTTATATTTCCATCATCAGGGGGACGCCGCTGTTGGTGCAGCTTGTGATTGTGTTTTACGGGCTGCCGTCCGTCGGTATTTTCATTGATCCGATTCCTGCCGCCATCATCGGCTTCTCGCTCAATGTCGGTGCATACGCTTCCGAAACCATACGCGCGGCGATTTTGTCCGTGCCAAAAGGGCAGTGGGAAGCGGGTTTCTCCATCGGCATGACCTATATGCAGACTTTCCGCCGCATCGTCGCGCCGCAGGCATTCCGCGTCGCCGTGCCGCCTTTGAGCAACGAGTTTATCGGCTTGTTCAAAAACACCTCGCTCGCGGCAGTCGTAACGGTAACGGAATTGTTCCGCGTCGCGCAGGAAACGGCAAACCGTACCTACGACTTCCTGCCCGTCTATATCGAAGCTGCTTTGGTTTACTGGTGTTTCTGCAAAGTGCTGTTCCTGATTCAGGCGCGCTTGGAAAACCGCTTCGACCGCTATGTCGCCAAATAA
- the panC gene encoding pantoate--beta-alanine ligase has product MQIIHTVKELREWRKTAGRVAFVPTMGNLHEGHLALVREAKKRADNVVVSIFVNRLQFGQGEDFDKYPRTLGQDAAKLEGEGVAVVFAPDEKELYPNVEQRYNVEPPNLQNELCGRFRPGHFRGVATVVTKLFNIVLPDAACFGKKDYQQLAIIKGFAEDLNFNVEIVPVDTGRASDGLALSSRNQYLNENERAEAPRLFRELNKIAEALHGGNLAYAELEQTAVRNLTAAGWTVDYVEIRHAESLAVAHAGDKDLVVLAAARLGGTRLIDNVEVSLC; this is encoded by the coding sequence ATGCAAATCATCCATACAGTCAAAGAGTTGCGCGAATGGCGCAAAACGGCCGGCCGCGTGGCGTTCGTGCCGACCATGGGCAACCTGCACGAAGGGCATCTGGCCTTGGTGCGCGAAGCGAAGAAGCGCGCGGATAACGTGGTTGTCAGCATTTTCGTCAACCGCCTCCAATTCGGGCAGGGCGAGGATTTCGACAAATATCCGCGCACCCTCGGACAAGACGCCGCCAAGCTGGAAGGGGAGGGCGTGGCAGTTGTGTTCGCTCCTGATGAAAAAGAGCTGTATCCGAATGTCGAACAGCGTTACAACGTCGAACCGCCCAACCTGCAAAACGAATTGTGCGGCCGGTTCCGCCCAGGACACTTCCGCGGCGTGGCGACCGTCGTAACCAAACTGTTCAACATCGTGCTACCCGATGCGGCCTGCTTCGGCAAAAAAGACTATCAGCAACTTGCCATCATCAAGGGTTTCGCCGAAGACCTGAATTTCAATGTCGAAATCGTTCCGGTCGATACCGGCCGCGCTTCAGACGGCCTCGCACTTTCCAGCCGTAACCAATATTTAAATGAAAACGAGCGTGCCGAGGCGCCGCGCCTTTTCCGCGAACTGAATAAAATCGCCGAAGCCCTGCACGGCGGCAATCTGGCCTATGCCGAGCTGGAACAGACGGCGGTACGCAACCTGACGGCGGCGGGTTGGACGGTTGATTATGTCGAAATCCGTCATGCGGAAAGCCTTGCCGTTGCCCATGCAGGTGATAAGGATTTGGTCGTGCTGGCCGCCGCACGCTTGGGCGGCACCCGCCTGATTGACAATGTGGAAGTTTCGCTGTGTTGA
- a CDS encoding LemA family protein → MGLLILLFISISAAGLMMFREKLTLSRKHCAETFSAMKAALRLRHQSVRHMIDASQLYMLGLDKLNNDLAATCSRAEALLDAASSPQDATVADLDKAESDLTDMLQQLQRVFDTYPESKTDVYLTAKSENMDAAETATVAVRQSYNQSAAGYNRLRAKFPLGLYAGLLGHHADAGVLKFEDSNAAQMSRYLKM, encoded by the coding sequence ATGGGGCTCTTAATTCTCTTATTCATTTCCATATCTGCTGCGGGGTTGATGATGTTCCGCGAAAAACTGACGTTGAGCAGGAAACATTGTGCGGAAACATTTTCAGCGATGAAGGCGGCCTTGCGGCTGCGGCACCAGTCGGTCAGGCATATGATTGATGCGTCGCAGCTTTACATGCTGGGCCTGGACAAACTCAATAACGATTTGGCCGCCACATGCAGCCGCGCCGAGGCTTTATTGGATGCCGCATCTTCTCCGCAGGATGCAACCGTGGCCGATTTGGACAAGGCGGAGTCCGACTTGACCGATATGCTGCAACAGCTTCAGCGTGTTTTCGATACTTATCCCGAATCGAAAACTGACGTTTATCTGACGGCAAAATCGGAAAATATGGATGCGGCGGAAACCGCGACGGTGGCCGTCAGACAGTCTTACAACCAATCTGCAGCGGGCTATAACCGCCTGCGGGCGAAATTTCCTTTGGGTTTGTACGCCGGATTGCTGGGACATCATGCCGATGCGGGTGTTTTGAAATTTGAAGACAGTAACGCAGCGCAAATGAGCAGATATCTGAAAATGTAA
- a CDS encoding class 1 fructose-bisphosphatase, with protein sequence MNTLANFLPQHLQQNALPAELGSVLESIIAACVQINGKIRLGALSGVLGMAGTGNIQGEDQKKLDVIANEILIETLKQNPNVAGLASEEEDTFVSTDENGGYLVLFDPLDGSSNIDVNISVGTIFSILNKPAGRLNTESFLQKGNSQVGSGYVLYGPQTQLVFTLKHGVFIFTLNEHGEFVLTQENPQVPASTQEFAINMSNQRHWFPPMQRYIAELLEGNTGVRGKNYNMRWVASMVAEIHRILMRGGVFIYPQDKRDPAKPGKLRLMYEANPMSLILKQAGGASSNALETMLDIQPIGLHQRVAVVMGSREEVEYIDKLHLG encoded by the coding sequence ATGAACACATTGGCAAACTTCCTTCCGCAACATCTGCAGCAAAACGCCCTGCCTGCCGAACTTGGCAGCGTCTTGGAATCCATCATCGCCGCTTGCGTTCAGATTAACGGAAAAATCCGTTTGGGCGCATTGTCCGGCGTGCTGGGTATGGCGGGAACAGGCAACATACAGGGCGAAGACCAAAAGAAACTGGACGTAATTGCAAACGAGATTCTGATTGAAACCCTGAAACAGAACCCGAATGTTGCAGGATTGGCCAGCGAAGAAGAAGATACTTTCGTCTCAACCGATGAAAACGGCGGCTATTTGGTATTATTCGACCCGCTCGACGGTTCGTCCAACATTGATGTCAATATTTCCGTCGGCACCATCTTTTCCATCCTAAACAAACCGGCAGGCCGTCTGAATACCGAATCCTTCCTACAAAAAGGCAATAGCCAAGTGGGTAGCGGCTATGTCCTGTACGGTCCGCAAACCCAGCTCGTTTTTACCCTGAAACACGGCGTATTTATATTTACCCTGAACGAACACGGTGAATTTGTATTGACCCAAGAAAACCCGCAGGTCCCCGCATCAACCCAAGAATTCGCCATCAATATGTCCAACCAACGCCACTGGTTCCCGCCGATGCAGCGATACATTGCCGAACTTCTGGAAGGCAACACCGGCGTGCGCGGTAAAAACTACAATATGCGCTGGGTAGCCAGTATGGTGGCGGAAATCCACCGCATCCTAATGCGCGGCGGCGTATTTATATATCCGCAAGACAAACGCGACCCCGCCAAACCCGGCAAACTGCGCCTGATGTACGAAGCCAATCCCATGAGCCTGATTTTGAAACAGGCCGGCGGAGCATCCAGCAATGCACTAGAAACCATGCTCGATATCCAACCTATCGGCCTGCATCAGCGCGTCGCCGTAGTAATGGGCAGCCGCGAAGAAGTGGAATACATTGATAAACTGCATCTGGGTTAA
- a CDS encoding Pycsar system effector family protein translates to MENQDNRPVEEPVVAQETEDYAFGPETEAETETEAEGAAEAEEAAEIFSDMPSEKKAKRKKGKKKNKDKGRSAEAVQEEVIGTAKGVETMFRNAVRSEMELLALAATKANIMISLNGFIVSALMISGAFIFSSSPEFLIPASTFMITAAASIVFALLSASPDRIGKMQAARAWLKDFVCRRATLKDWKTRVSRAETRFFGGSQPNILIYEDRVKVQKERYWEMMQEIMGDRKQVYHKMSDHLYWLGLLADKQFKYINLSYAVFRWGLLASLAAFIGVKTLPSLLTSPASNTAELRALGINMFNGVYEPSAVQQLPDGKLLIAEDEPNHAFSIISIDKTGRFIEDEALDTRVITGFKRRLSDLEALARDDEGFIYALTSHSRTRKGNRSPDREHLMRFKIQDGNVLGLTSYDNLTQVLETDHKLHDLIRERTKAEVSFEEINIEGMAFDPVKKRLVLGFRDPEFNNMALVAFISNPKDVFERNAQPEFDEVAILDIDGGGIRSLNYDPVLKNYVIANEVKDENGQKFSQLWTWSGNPTDEPQKISLPNLQHITNVEAVDSITVNGKPQMILMGDEGNASQKITAKYMLVDYSQLGKD, encoded by the coding sequence TCGGGCCGGAAACCGAAGCAGAAACAGAAACCGAAGCGGAAGGAGCCGCAGAGGCGGAAGAGGCGGCGGAAATTTTTTCCGACATGCCGTCTGAAAAAAAAGCCAAACGCAAAAAAGGCAAGAAGAAAAACAAGGATAAAGGCCGGAGCGCAGAGGCAGTGCAGGAAGAAGTCATCGGCACGGCAAAAGGCGTGGAGACCATGTTCCGCAACGCCGTGCGCTCGGAGATGGAGCTGCTCGCGCTGGCAGCGACCAAGGCGAACATTATGATTTCGCTCAACGGTTTTATCGTATCGGCGTTGATGATTTCGGGCGCATTTATTTTCTCATCGTCGCCCGAATTTTTGATTCCGGCGAGTACGTTTATGATTACCGCCGCCGCGTCCATCGTGTTCGCACTGTTGTCCGCTTCACCGGATCGTATCGGCAAAATGCAGGCGGCGCGCGCTTGGCTGAAGGATTTTGTCTGCCGCCGCGCGACGCTGAAAGATTGGAAAACCCGCGTCAGCCGTGCCGAAACGCGTTTTTTCGGCGGCAGCCAGCCCAATATCCTGATTTACGAAGACCGCGTGAAGGTGCAGAAAGAACGGTATTGGGAAATGATGCAGGAGATTATGGGCGACCGCAAACAGGTGTACCACAAAATGAGCGACCATCTTTATTGGCTGGGACTGCTGGCGGACAAGCAGTTCAAATACATCAATTTGTCTTACGCCGTGTTCCGCTGGGGGCTTTTGGCTTCGCTGGCGGCGTTTATCGGCGTGAAAACCTTGCCTTCGCTTTTGACTTCGCCCGCCAGCAATACGGCCGAACTGCGCGCCTTGGGGATTAATATGTTCAACGGCGTGTACGAGCCTTCCGCCGTGCAGCAGCTTCCCGACGGCAAACTGCTGATTGCCGAAGACGAACCGAACCACGCGTTCAGCATTATCAGCATCGATAAAACAGGCAGGTTTATAGAAGACGAAGCGTTGGATACGCGCGTGATTACCGGCTTCAAACGCCGCCTGAGCGACTTGGAAGCATTGGCACGCGACGATGAAGGCTTTATCTACGCGCTCACTTCGCACTCGCGCACCCGTAAAGGCAACCGTTCGCCCGACCGCGAACATCTCATGCGCTTTAAAATCCAAGACGGCAATGTGTTGGGGCTGACCAGCTACGACAATCTGACGCAAGTTTTGGAAACCGACCACAAGCTGCACGACCTCATCCGCGAACGCACCAAGGCCGAAGTTTCCTTTGAAGAAATCAATATCGAAGGCATGGCGTTCGATCCCGTGAAGAAACGCCTCGTCTTGGGCTTCCGCGATCCCGAGTTCAACAATATGGCCTTGGTGGCGTTTATCAGCAACCCGAAAGACGTATTCGAACGCAACGCCCAACCCGAATTTGACGAAGTGGCCATCCTCGACATCGACGGCGGCGGCATCCGTTCGCTCAATTACGATCCCGTGTTGAAAAATTACGTTATCGCCAACGAAGTGAAGGACGAAAACGGACAGAAATTCTCGCAACTGTGGACTTGGAGCGGCAACCCGACCGACGAGCCGCAAAAAATCTCGCTGCCCAACCTGCAACACATCACCAACGTCGAAGCCGTCGATTCGATTACCGTCAACGGCAAGCCGCAGATGATTCTGATGGGCGACGAAGGCAACGCTTCGCAGAAAATCACCGCCAAATATATGTTGGTGGACTACAGTCAGCTCGGTAAGGATTAA
- the ribA gene encoding GTP cyclohydrolase II has translation MNKKIKYIASCRLPTEWGVFTMHGFEEANGQEHIALSMGDFSDGLPVLSRIHSECLTGDALFSQKCDCGPQLKAAMQAVQKEGRGIIVYLRQEGRGIGLINKIRAYRLQDQGLDTVEANLKLGLPVDARDFSLAKHIYDHLGVHEIKLLTNNPEKVSTLQQAGISIVERIPLQVGENSENERYLHTKAEKLGHFLFPEQ, from the coding sequence ATGAATAAAAAGATTAAATACATCGCGTCCTGCCGCTTACCGACCGAATGGGGCGTATTTACTATGCACGGATTTGAAGAGGCCAACGGACAGGAACATATCGCCTTGAGCATGGGAGACTTTTCAGACGGCCTGCCCGTATTGTCGCGCATCCATTCCGAATGTTTGACCGGCGACGCCCTGTTCTCGCAAAAATGCGACTGCGGCCCTCAACTGAAAGCTGCCATGCAGGCAGTGCAAAAAGAAGGACGCGGCATTATCGTTTATCTGCGTCAGGAAGGACGCGGCATCGGCCTGATCAACAAAATCCGCGCCTACCGCCTGCAAGACCAAGGATTAGACACGGTAGAAGCCAACCTCAAACTCGGCCTGCCGGTGGATGCACGCGATTTTTCACTGGCCAAACACATTTACGACCATCTCGGCGTGCACGAAATCAAACTGCTGACCAACAATCCCGAAAAAGTCAGTACGTTGCAACAGGCGGGAATCAGCATAGTCGAACGCATTCCGCTACAAGTCGGCGAAAACAGCGAAAACGAACGTTACCTGCATACTAAAGCGGAAAAATTGGGGCATTTTCTATTTCCGGAACAATAG
- a CDS encoding amino acid ABC transporter substrate-binding protein encodes MLKKFVLGGMTALVLAACGGEGGSASSSAPAQSASASGSLIERINNKGTITVGTEGTYAPFTYHDKDGKLTGYDVEVTRAVADKLGVKVEFKETQWDSMMAGLKAGRFDVVANQVGLTSPERQATFDKSEPYSWSGAVLVARNDSNIKSIDDIKGVKTAQSLTSNYGEKAKAAGAELVPVDGLAQSLTLIEQKRADATLNDELAVLDYLKKNPNAGVKIVWSAPADEKVGSGLIVNKGNDEVVAKFSTAINELKADGTLKKLGEQFFGKDISVK; translated from the coding sequence ATGTTGAAAAAATTCGTACTCGGCGGTATGACCGCGTTGGTTTTGGCGGCCTGCGGCGGAGAGGGCGGCAGCGCGTCTTCTTCTGCTCCCGCTCAATCTGCCAGCGCTTCCGGTTCTTTAATTGAGCGCATCAACAATAAAGGTACGATTACCGTCGGTACCGAAGGCACTTACGCGCCGTTTACCTACCACGACAAAGACGGCAAGCTGACCGGTTACGATGTGGAAGTTACCCGCGCCGTTGCCGACAAACTGGGCGTAAAAGTCGAATTTAAAGAAACGCAATGGGATTCGATGATGGCGGGTTTGAAAGCGGGACGTTTCGACGTGGTGGCAAACCAAGTCGGTCTGACCAGCCCCGAACGCCAAGCGACATTCGACAAATCCGAACCTTACAGCTGGAGCGGTGCGGTTTTGGTTGCGCGTAACGACAGCAACATCAAATCCATTGACGACATCAAAGGCGTCAAAACCGCGCAGTCCCTGACCAGCAACTACGGCGAAAAAGCCAAAGCTGCGGGTGCGGAACTCGTACCGGTGGACGGTTTAGCACAATCGCTGACCCTGATTGAACAAAAACGCGCCGATGCGACTTTGAACGATGAATTGGCAGTTTTAGACTATCTGAAGAAAAACCCGAATGCCGGCGTGAAAATCGTTTGGTCTGCGCCTGCCGATGAAAAAGTCGGTTCCGGCTTGATTGTCAATAAAGGCAATGACGAAGTCGTAGCGAAATTCAGCACGGCAATCAACGAGCTGAAAGCCGACGGCACGCTGAAAAAACTGGGCGAACAATTCTTCGGAAAAGACATCAGTGTTAAATAA
- a CDS encoding alpha/beta hydrolase → MLKPDIIQVPGPAGLLETIYLPAQQSPARGVAVINHPNPLQGGTNTNKVIQTAAKALCQLGFHCYLPNLRGVGNSEGVHDYGRGETQDCIAVIDYARSQHPDAPQFALAGFSFGGYVATFAAQERTPDWLLLMGAAVHHYTDRPEPSAVPDVAKTLVIHGAEDEVVALDKVLAWAGPQDLPVVVLAGSSHFFHGKLIALRNTILRFAPAISG, encoded by the coding sequence ATGCTCAAACCAGACATCATTCAAGTTCCCGGCCCCGCCGGTTTGCTTGAAACCATCTACTTGCCCGCCCAACAAAGCCCCGCACGCGGCGTAGCAGTCATCAACCATCCCAACCCGCTGCAAGGCGGCACGAACACCAATAAAGTTATTCAAACCGCTGCCAAAGCCTTATGCCAGCTCGGTTTTCACTGTTATCTGCCCAATCTGCGCGGCGTGGGCAACAGCGAAGGCGTGCACGACTACGGACGCGGCGAAACGCAGGACTGCATCGCCGTCATCGACTACGCTCGTTCGCAACATCCCGACGCGCCGCAATTTGCGCTTGCCGGTTTTTCCTTCGGCGGCTACGTCGCTACGTTTGCCGCCCAAGAACGCACGCCCGATTGGCTGCTGCTGATGGGTGCGGCGGTGCACCACTATACCGACCGCCCCGAACCGTCCGCCGTTCCCGATGTTGCCAAAACGCTGGTGATACACGGTGCGGAAGACGAAGTCGTCGCGCTGGACAAAGTCCTGGCATGGGCCGGACCGCAGGATTTGCCCGTCGTGGTTCTGGCCGGTTCGTCGCATTTCTTCCACGGCAAACTGATTGCCCTGCGCAACACGATATTGCGGTTTGCACCGGCAATATCGGGCTGA
- a CDS encoding polyamine aminopropyltransferase, with product MPRHPYRRLRPAKSDLPEVGISEEGNIRSLHLGSDTIQSSMNLDHPAELVLSYSRAMMGWLLFAEKTPKHITQIGLGGGSFARWIDSYLPDTKQTAVDINPQVIAVARSLFELPFEGENFEIVEADGAEYIKVFRHNTDAVLVDGFDGEQIIDALVEEPFFQDCRHALSPDGVFVTNWWSGDKRYQHFVERLLNVFEGRVLELPAESHGNMAVMAFQSSPKEQNLDKLKKRAEKLSEQYGLDFKRMLNDLKANNPNNGKHFYL from the coding sequence ATGCCACGACACCCCTACCGCCGCCTGCGCCCCGCCAAGTCCGACCTGCCCGAAGTCGGCATTTCCGAAGAAGGCAACATCCGCTCGCTGCATCTGGGCAGCGACACCATCCAAAGCTCGATGAACCTCGACCATCCCGCCGAACTGGTTTTATCGTACAGCCGCGCGATGATGGGCTGGCTTCTGTTTGCGGAAAAAACGCCGAAACACATCACCCAAATCGGCTTGGGCGGCGGCTCGTTCGCGCGCTGGATAGACAGCTACCTGCCCGACACCAAACAAACCGCCGTAGACATCAACCCGCAGGTCATCGCCGTCGCCCGCAGCCTGTTCGAGCTGCCGTTTGAAGGGGAAAACTTCGAAATCGTCGAAGCGGACGGTGCGGAATACATCAAAGTGTTCCGCCACAATACCGACGCGGTGCTGGTGGACGGCTTCGACGGCGAACAAATCATCGACGCGCTGGTGGAAGAACCCTTCTTCCAAGACTGCCGCCACGCCCTCTCGCCCGACGGCGTGTTCGTCACCAACTGGTGGAGCGGCGACAAACGCTACCAACATTTCGTCGAACGCCTGCTCAACGTCTTCGAAGGCCGCGTGCTGGAACTGCCCGCAGAAAGCCACGGCAATATGGCGGTCATGGCGTTTCAGAGCAGCCCGAAAGAGCAAAACCTCGACAAGCTGAAAAAGCGCGCGGAAAAATTAAGCGAACAATACGGCTTGGATTTCAAACGGATGTTGAACGATTTGAAAGCAAACAATCCCAACAACGGCAAACATTTTTACCTGTAA
- a CDS encoding amino acid ABC transporter ATP-binding protein, with product MIKIRNIRKTFGENTILRGIDLDVGKGQVVVILGPSGSGKTTFLRCLNALEMPEDGQIEFDNERPLKIDFSKKTTKHDILALRRKSGMVFQQYNLFPHKTALENVMEGPVAVQGKPAAQAREEALKLLEKVGLGDKVNLYPYQLSGGQQQRVGIARALAIQPELMLFDEPTSALDPELVQDVLNAMKELAQEGWTMVVVTHEIKFALEVATTVVVMDGGVIVEQGSPKELFDHPKHERTRKFLQQIRNDCGDYQI from the coding sequence ATGATTAAAATCCGCAATATCCGCAAAACCTTCGGCGAAAACACCATTTTGCGCGGCATCGATTTGGATGTGGGCAAAGGGCAGGTGGTCGTCATCCTCGGACCTTCCGGCTCGGGTAAAACGACGTTTCTGCGTTGCTTAAACGCGCTGGAAATGCCCGAAGACGGACAAATCGAGTTCGACAATGAGCGACCGCTGAAAATCGATTTTTCTAAAAAAACGACAAAGCACGACATCTTGGCTCTGCGCCGCAAATCCGGCATGGTGTTCCAACAATACAATCTCTTCCCGCACAAAACCGCGTTGGAAAACGTAATGGAAGGTCCGGTTGCCGTACAAGGCAAACCTGCCGCCCAAGCGCGCGAAGAAGCTTTGAAATTGCTGGAAAAAGTCGGCTTGGGCGACAAGGTTAACCTTTATCCCTACCAGCTTTCCGGCGGTCAGCAACAGCGCGTCGGCATCGCCCGCGCATTGGCGATTCAGCCTGAGTTGATGTTGTTTGACGAACCCACTTCCGCGCTGGATCCCGAATTGGTGCAAGACGTATTGAACGCCATGAAGGAATTGGCGCAAGAAGGCTGGACGATGGTCGTCGTGACCCACGAAATCAAGTTTGCGCTGGAAGTCGCTACTACCGTCGTCGTCATGGATGGCGGCGTCATCGTAGAGCAGGGCAGTCCGAAAGAGTTGTTCGACCACCCCAAACACGAGCGGACGCGGAAATTTCTGCAACAAATCCGCAATGATTGCGGAGATTATCAGATTTAA
- the panB gene encoding 3-methyl-2-oxobutanoate hydroxymethyltransferase, with product MITVNTLRKMKAAGEKISMLTAYESSFAALMDKAGVDVLLVGDSLGMTVQGRKSTLPVSLRDMCYHTENVARGTENAMIVADLPFGAYQQSKEQAFAASAELMAAGAHMVKLEGGVWMAETTEFLQMRGIPVCAHIGLTPQSVFAFGGYKVQGRGDKAEALLRDAEAHDAAGAAIILMECVPAALAKRVTEAVSCPTIGIGAGADCDGQVLVMHDMLGVFPGKTAKFVKNFMAGRSSIQEAVGAYIAEVKAKTFPAAEHIFEE from the coding sequence ATGATTACAGTAAATACACTGCGCAAAATGAAGGCGGCGGGCGAAAAAATCTCCATGCTGACCGCCTATGAATCCAGCTTTGCCGCGTTGATGGACAAGGCCGGCGTAGACGTGCTGCTGGTGGGCGATTCGTTGGGAATGACCGTGCAGGGACGCAAATCCACGCTGCCCGTCAGCCTGCGCGATATGTGTTACCACACCGAAAACGTCGCGCGCGGTACGGAGAACGCGATGATTGTCGCCGACCTGCCGTTTGGAGCTTATCAGCAAAGCAAAGAGCAGGCGTTTGCCGCTTCCGCCGAACTGATGGCGGCGGGTGCGCACATGGTCAAACTCGAAGGCGGCGTTTGGATGGCGGAAACCACCGAATTTCTGCAAATGCGCGGCATCCCGGTTTGCGCCCACATCGGCCTGACGCCGCAGTCGGTGTTTGCATTCGGCGGCTACAAGGTGCAGGGGCGCGGCGACAAAGCAGAAGCCTTGTTGCGCGATGCCGAGGCACACGATGCGGCGGGGGCGGCAATCATTTTGATGGAGTGTGTTCCCGCGGCGCTGGCCAAACGGGTAACGGAAGCAGTGAGTTGCCCGACCATCGGCATCGGCGCCGGTGCGGACTGCGACGGTCAGGTGCTGGTCATGCACGATATGCTGGGCGTGTTCCCCGGTAAAACCGCCAAATTCGTAAAAAACTTTATGGCCGGACGGAGCAGCATTCAGGAAGCGGTCGGGGCTTATATTGCCGAAGTCAAAGCCAAAACGTTTCCCGCGGCGGAACATATATTTGAAGAATAA